The following proteins come from a genomic window of Synechococcus sp. BIOS-E4-1:
- the lysS gene encoding lysine--tRNA ligase — MSELRETRLEKAHALREQGMEPYALHFDPTDRMAQLQDAHADLPKGEERDLKVAVAGRVMTRRVMGKLAFFTLSDETGTIQLFLEKSTLGESFAQITALVDAGDLIGVRGILRRTDRGELSVKVAEWTMLTKSLQPLPDKWHGLADVEKRYRQRYLDLIVTPQARETFRRRALTVSAIRRWLDDRDFLEIETPVLQSQPGGADARPFETHHNALDLPLTLRIATELHLKRLVVGGFERVYELGRIFRNEGISTRHNPEFTTVEVYQAYSDYLGMMELTEQMISAVCQEVCACQTITYQGTEIDLTPPWRRATMHELVQDATGLDFHGFSTREQAAAAMETKGLHVPALADSVGRLLNEAFEQAVEPTLIQPTFVMDYPLEISPLARPHRSKPGLVERFELFIVGREHANAFSELTDPVDQRQRLEIQQQRKAAGDLEAQGLDEDFVNALEVGMPPTGGLGIGIDRLVMLLTDSPSIRDVIAFPLLRPEI, encoded by the coding sequence GTGTCTGAACTGCGAGAGACCCGTTTGGAGAAGGCGCATGCCCTCAGAGAACAGGGTATGGAGCCCTATGCCCTCCATTTCGATCCAACCGATCGAATGGCTCAGTTGCAGGATGCCCATGCTGACCTACCCAAGGGGGAAGAGCGGGATCTCAAGGTGGCCGTTGCGGGTCGGGTGATGACTCGACGGGTGATGGGCAAACTGGCTTTCTTCACCCTGTCTGATGAGACCGGCACGATCCAGCTGTTTCTGGAGAAGTCGACTCTGGGTGAGTCATTTGCACAGATCACGGCGCTTGTGGATGCAGGCGATCTGATCGGTGTGCGTGGCATCCTGCGCCGAACCGATCGCGGTGAGCTTTCGGTGAAAGTGGCCGAGTGGACCATGCTCACCAAATCGCTGCAGCCTTTGCCTGATAAGTGGCATGGCCTTGCCGATGTGGAAAAGCGCTACAGGCAACGCTATCTCGACCTGATCGTGACCCCTCAGGCGCGGGAAACGTTCCGGCGGCGTGCGTTAACAGTGAGCGCCATCAGACGCTGGTTGGATGATCGCGACTTCCTGGAGATTGAGACACCCGTTCTCCAGAGCCAGCCTGGTGGGGCTGATGCGCGGCCCTTTGAAACGCATCACAACGCTCTGGACCTGCCACTGACGTTGCGAATCGCCACTGAACTGCACCTCAAGAGGCTGGTGGTGGGGGGCTTTGAGCGTGTGTACGAGCTCGGCAGGATCTTCCGCAACGAGGGCATCAGCACTCGACACAACCCTGAATTCACCACAGTTGAGGTGTACCAGGCTTACTCCGATTACCTGGGGATGATGGAGCTCACGGAGCAGATGATCAGTGCTGTCTGCCAGGAGGTTTGCGCTTGTCAGACCATCACCTATCAGGGCACCGAGATTGATCTGACCCCTCCCTGGAGGCGGGCAACCATGCATGAGTTGGTGCAGGACGCCACCGGCCTTGATTTCCATGGCTTCAGCACTCGGGAGCAAGCCGCAGCGGCTATGGAGACCAAGGGTCTGCATGTTCCTGCGTTGGCCGATTCGGTGGGACGCCTTCTGAATGAGGCGTTTGAACAGGCGGTGGAGCCCACCTTGATCCAGCCCACGTTCGTGATGGATTATCCCCTGGAGATTTCGCCTCTGGCTCGTCCGCATCGCAGCAAGCCTGGGTTGGTTGAACGTTTTGAACTGTTCATCGTCGGCAGAGAGCATGCCAATGCTTTCAGTGAGCTCACTGATCCTGTCGATCAGCGTCAGCGCCTGGAAATACAGCAGCAGCGCAAAGCTGCTGGCGATCTGGAAGCGCAGGGTTTGGATGAGGATTTCGTCAATGCTCTGGAGGTGGGTATGCCTCCTACGGGTGGCCTTGGCATCGGCATCGATCGATTGGTGATGCTGCTCACGGACAGCCCCTCCATCCGCGATGTGATTGCCTTCCCGCTGCTCCGCCCCGAGATTTGA